From Kwoniella europaea PYCC6329 chromosome 3, complete sequence, one genomic window encodes:
- a CDS encoding phosphoribosylformimino-5-aminoimidazole carboxamide ribotide isomerase yields the protein MASSSSTLSTHTEKRRHSQFRPCIDLHQGVVKQIVGGTLDLTSEDKSKGPKENFVATNPPSYFANLYKSHNLTGGHIIKLGPNNDEAAKEALSTWSKGMQVGGGINKDNAQEWLDLGADKIIVTSYLFPGGKFDESRLKRLSDNVGKENLVVDISCRKKENGWIVAMNGWKTLTDMNVTQESIQLIEQYCSELLIHAADVEGLCQGIDEELVTRLGEWVNIPTTYAGGAKDISDLKLVDTLSKGKIDLTFGSSLDIFGGKGVKFDELVEVDRIAKELST from the exons atggcatcttcatcttcaactttaTCTACCCACACCGAGAAGAGGAGACATTCGCAGTTTCGACCTTGTATAGATCTACATCAAGGTGTGGTGAAGCAGATCGTAGGTGGAACGTTAGATTTGACTTCTGAGGATAAGAGTAAGGGCCCAAAGGAGAACTTTGTAGCTAC CAACCCTCCATCATACTTCGCCAACCTATATAAATCTCACAACCTGACCGGAGGACACATCATAAAGCTCGGACCGAACAACGacgaagctgccaaagagGCTTTATCAACTTGGTCAAAGGGTATGCAAGTTGGAGGAGGGATCAATAAGGATAATGCTCAGGAATGGTTAGATCTGGGTGCGGATAAG ATTATCGTTACTAGCTATTTATTCCCTGGTGGTAAATTCGATGAAAGCCGATTGAAAAGATTATCAGATAATGTAGGTAAAGAGAATTTGGTGGTTGATATAAG TTgtcgaaagaaagaaaatggCTGGATTGTAGCTATGAACGGATGGAAGACTCTGACTGATATGAATGTTActcaag AATCGATACAGTTGATCGAGCAGTATTGCTCCGAGCTATTGATTCACGCAGCGGACGTCGAAGGTCTATGTCAAGgtatagatgaagaattagTCACCA GATTGGGCGAATGGGTCAATATACCCACTACTTACGCAGGAGGAGCCAAAG ATATATCAGATTTGAAACTCGTAGATACTTTATCCAAAGGTAAAATCGACTTGACGTTCGGTTCATCATTAGATATATTCGGTGGAAAAGGCGTCAAGTTTGATGAATTGGTAGAAGTAGATAGAATAGCCAAGGAGCTATCAACGTAA
- a CDS encoding eukaryotic translation initiation factor 3 subunit D: MTLSFTLPQIQDNADGSWGPSTSTLPAQFKDIPYAPFSKSDKVTRIADWHDLPADATAGRQRQGQVRRQGREAYGAAEGTVFGFVHDEDEKSFSLVDSGARAGTRVKAPIRAGGRAIRGAALTRGTRGRGAGRGGFGGRGRGGARGGYGDWNKPQRTRDSSVTISPDWQVLEEVDFTRLAKLNLSVSEPEDLASYGTIQGYDRAFDRINTRNEKPLEILDRVRYNTSTSDDPVIAQLAEKKAARIFATDSILSVLMTAPRSVNSWDIIFERKGEDQLFLDKRESGPFDYITVNENASDPPVDSDDQSNINSAGSLSLEATYINQNFSSQVIQASSKAVTPKANPFYSADVETEPLASTLYKYRKFDLSINEEETFDLIVRTEADAYLGKKDTLITVKALNEFDPRAQGGSGKPLDWRKNLDTQKGAIVANEMKNNSAKLARWAVQSILVGAEYMKMGYITRANSKDAQRHTIVGVQSFKPNDFARQMNVSLTNGWGIVRTIADLLLKQPEGKYVLVKDPNAPQIKLYKVPDDAFDAGLEEETIGESQIDEE; this comes from the exons ATGACACTCAGCTTCACCCTCCCTCAAATCCAAGATAACGCCGATGGGTCATGGGGTCCTAGTACCAGCACTCTCCCAGCTCAATTCAAGGA TATTCCATACGCTCCATTCTCCAAGTCCGACAAAGTAACCAGGATCGCAGACTGGCACGACCTCCCCGCAGATGCTACGGCCGGTCGACAAAGACAAGGTCAAGTCAGACGACAAGGTAGAGAAGCGTACGGTGCGGCTGAAGGAACTGTATTCGGATTCGTTcatgacgaagatgagaaatctTTCTCACTTGTAGATAGCGGTGCTAGAGCTGGTACGAGGGTCAAGGCTCCTATCAGAGCTGGAGGAAGAGCTATCCGAGGTGCTGCTCTTACCAGAGGTACAAGAGGACGAGGCgctggaagaggtggatttggaggtagaggtagaggtggtgCTAGAGGTGGTTATGGTGATTggaacaag CCTCAACGAACTAGGGATTCTTCGGTCACTATCAGCCCAGATTGGCAAGTTCTCGAAGAAGTCGATTTCACCAGACTCGCCAAGTTGAACCTCAGTGTTTCGGAGCCTGAAGATCT TGCGAGCTACGGTACTATCCAAGGCTACGACCGGGCCTTTGACCGAATCAACACCAGAAACGAGAAACCATTAGAGATCCTTGACCGAGTACGATACAACACTTCCACATCTGATGATCCCGTCATTGCTCAATTGGCAGAGAAGAAGGCCGCTCGAATCTTTGCTACCGACTCTATCTTATCTGTGCTCATGACCGCTCCTCGATCCGTCAACTCATGGGATATAATCTttgagaggaaaggtgaagatcaatTATTCTTGGACAAGAGAGAATCAGGTCCATTCGATTATATAACCGTCAATGAAAACGCTTCCGATCCACCTGtagattcagatgatcaatccAATATCAACTCTGCTGGATCACTCTCGCTCGAAGCCACTTATATCAACCAgaacttctcttctcaagttattcaagcttcttccaaagccGTTACTCCCAAAGCCAACCCATTCTATTCGGCAGATGTTGAGACTGAACCTCTCGCTTCAACATTGTACAAATACAGGAAATTCGATCTTTCAATTAACGAAGAAGAGACTTTCGATTTGATCGTTCGAACTGAAGCTGATGCGTACTTGGGTAAAAAAGATACGTTGATCACTGTAAAAGCTTTGAACGAGTTTGACCCAAGAGCTCAAGGTGGTTCAGGGAAACCATtagattggaggaagaacTTGGATACTCAAAAGGGTGCTATCGTAGCtaatgagatgaagaataaCTCGGCCAAATTGGCTAGATGGGCTGTTCAGTCAATCTTGGTTGGTGCGGAGTACATGAAGATGGG TTACATCACACGAGCCAACTCGAAAGACGCCCAAAGACACACCATCGTCGGTGTCCAATCGTTCAAGCCTAATGATTTCGCTAGACAGATGAACGTTTCTTTGACTAACGGGTGGGGTATCGTACGAACCATCGCTGATTTGTTGCTCAAGCAACCTGAGGGTAAATACGTACTTGTCAAGGATCCCAACGCT CCTCAAATCAAGCTTTACAAAGTACCTGATGATGCTTTCGATGCTGGTTTAGAGGAAGAGACTATCGGGGAATCTCAAATTGATGAAGAGTAG